The Cohnella abietis genome has a segment encoding these proteins:
- a CDS encoding carbohydrate ABC transporter permease: MKLRAIRNHFSMYVVLILAALCIISPLCIMVFTSVKSNADYIKDPLGLPNPLFIKNYALAWVNGGLLQNAMNSLILTGGSILAIIGTGALAAFAVARFRMVKIAPIVFAVFVAGLILPGQVGLIPLFMQMQEMGLYNTQIGLILIYTAQGLPITIFIFTKFYNSIPYEIDESAKIDGASMWTLFFKIIFPLVLPATVTNIIFNMIGIWNDFFNPLIFTSDASHRTLPLGLVAFKGQFSTDWPQLFAASTMIALPILMLYIFLQRFMIDGLTAGAIKG; the protein is encoded by the coding sequence ATGAAGCTACGAGCAATTAGAAATCATTTCAGTATGTATGTGGTTCTTATTTTGGCTGCATTATGTATTATTTCACCGCTATGTATCATGGTTTTCACTTCCGTTAAGAGTAACGCAGATTATATTAAAGATCCGTTGGGGCTTCCTAATCCGCTTTTCATAAAAAATTATGCATTGGCTTGGGTAAATGGCGGATTGCTACAGAATGCAATGAATAGCCTTATTCTTACTGGAGGCTCGATCTTAGCTATTATCGGTACTGGTGCCCTTGCAGCATTTGCGGTAGCACGATTTAGAATGGTAAAAATTGCTCCAATCGTATTTGCAGTGTTTGTTGCTGGCTTAATTCTTCCGGGTCAAGTGGGACTTATTCCGTTATTTATGCAAATGCAGGAAATGGGACTATACAACACGCAAATCGGACTCATTTTAATTTATACGGCGCAAGGTTTGCCGATTACAATTTTTATATTTACTAAGTTTTATAATAGTATTCCGTATGAAATAGATGAATCCGCGAAAATAGATGGCGCAAGCATGTGGACGTTGTTTTTCAAAATTATATTCCCGTTGGTGCTTCCGGCTACGGTCACCAATATTATTTTTAATATGATTGGGATATGGAACGATTTTTTTAACCCGCTTATTTTTACGAGTGATGCCTCGCATCGAACGCTGCCTCTAGGGCTCGTAGCGTTTAAGGGACAGTTCAGTACCGATTGGCCACAATTATTCGCTGCTTCAACTATGATCGCTTTGCCTATTCTTATGCTATATATCTTTCTACAACGATTTATGATAGATGGCTTAACCGCTGGCGCCATTAAAGGATAA
- a CDS encoding carbohydrate ABC transporter permease encodes MSEKKRELLRFMMFVLPAMGIYSLFYAYPILSGFYYSFTNWNGFGDTALFNGLDNFIELVHDELILIAIKNNIILSVVIIIVQNALALIFAILLNKKMKGHTIFRAVFFIPVLLSTAVIGYIWEYIFSPLQGVLHVIFNSLGFTTLAEINWLGDPTYAIYSICAVVIWQFTGYSMVIYIAGLQTIPKDLYEAAEIDGAGAWHKLKQITIPLLAPAFTINMMISMIGCLKMFDQVYLLTQGGPAHQTEVFGTLIYGIAFKSQRLGYGAAIAMVLTIAIVLISTIQYYFMRKREVEY; translated from the coding sequence GTGAGTGAAAAAAAGAGAGAGCTCTTACGTTTTATGATGTTTGTATTGCCTGCTATGGGGATATACAGCTTATTCTATGCGTATCCGATATTAAGCGGTTTTTATTACTCCTTTACGAACTGGAATGGCTTCGGAGATACCGCGCTGTTCAATGGGTTGGACAATTTTATTGAATTGGTTCACGACGAACTAATCCTTATCGCAATTAAAAATAATATCATTTTATCGGTTGTCATTATTATTGTTCAGAATGCACTGGCGTTGATTTTTGCTATTTTGCTTAATAAGAAAATGAAAGGGCATACCATTTTCCGAGCGGTATTTTTTATTCCTGTCTTACTTAGCACCGCGGTTATTGGTTATATATGGGAATATATTTTCAGTCCGTTACAGGGTGTTCTTCACGTAATATTTAATTCTCTTGGTTTTACAACCTTGGCCGAGATTAATTGGTTAGGAGATCCGACTTATGCGATTTATTCAATATGCGCGGTAGTCATATGGCAATTTACAGGATACTCAATGGTCATTTATATCGCGGGTCTACAGACGATTCCGAAAGATTTATACGAGGCTGCTGAAATTGATGGAGCAGGCGCATGGCACAAATTAAAGCAAATTACGATTCCGCTTTTAGCGCCGGCTTTTACGATAAATATGATGATTTCAATGATTGGTTGCTTAAAAATGTTCGATCAGGTTTATTTGCTCACGCAGGGCGGCCCTGCACATCAAACTGAGGTATTCGGCACATTGATTTACGGCATTGCTTTTAAGTCGCAACGACTGGGCTATGGAGCGGCAATTGCAATGGTTCTTACGATCGCCATCGTGCTTATTTCAACTATCCAATACTACTTTATGCGTAAGAGGGAGGTTGAATATTAA
- a CDS encoding ABC transporter substrate-binding protein yields MKKNVTMLMVMMLIVLTALAGCGSKTSSTENDPKQEAASTTTATDKEEPVTLKFLHFVPYSKAALDKFHEKYPYITIQFEQVDTVNYATVLKSRLAAKADVDIIGLHATQEELGWAAQNNSLIDLSGAPYLDNIMPAAVQAGTVDGKVYAFAQGTYAIGVWYNKGIFEQAKVEIPTNWTDFLAAAEKIKQTGVAPLVISGKDTWTTSYYTMPQWIELETEQSALITKLKTGEAKWTDPEFTNAYKQVEELVNKGYFLNGKGAVGITYDQAVLALQQGKAAMWIMGSWAIDKFEADFKDINVGVFPYPTNDASKQTVVPQVSDALLSGIAWSKHQDAVKKFIEFSASVESGSLQASEQKIVSTVKGAAADFHPLAKEWLPLFDIAKPEATPILSTAVVIEAGSQIQKLLLGGKAVDVVATLQTAQEKENKSAK; encoded by the coding sequence GTGAAAAAGAATGTAACGATGCTTATGGTAATGATGCTAATTGTTTTAACAGCGCTTGCAGGATGCGGTAGCAAGACGTCGTCGACGGAAAACGATCCTAAACAAGAGGCGGCATCAACAACGACAGCAACGGACAAGGAAGAACCTGTAACGTTGAAATTTCTCCATTTTGTTCCTTACTCTAAAGCAGCGCTTGATAAGTTTCATGAGAAATATCCGTATATTACGATTCAATTTGAACAGGTGGATACTGTAAATTATGCGACTGTTCTAAAGTCAAGGCTTGCTGCAAAAGCTGATGTGGATATTATTGGACTACATGCAACTCAGGAAGAGCTCGGTTGGGCAGCGCAAAACAATAGCTTGATTGATCTTTCGGGAGCTCCATATTTAGACAACATCATGCCAGCGGCAGTACAAGCAGGGACTGTTGATGGTAAAGTCTACGCATTTGCTCAAGGTACGTATGCGATTGGAGTCTGGTATAACAAAGGTATCTTTGAGCAAGCAAAAGTGGAGATTCCGACAAATTGGACTGATTTTCTAGCAGCTGCAGAGAAGATCAAGCAAACAGGCGTAGCACCGCTAGTCATATCTGGGAAGGATACTTGGACGACCAGCTACTACACAATGCCCCAGTGGATTGAGCTCGAAACAGAACAATCCGCATTAATAACCAAGCTAAAAACCGGAGAAGCCAAATGGACGGACCCGGAGTTTACTAATGCATATAAACAAGTGGAAGAATTAGTGAACAAAGGCTATTTCCTTAATGGAAAAGGTGCCGTTGGTATTACCTACGATCAAGCTGTATTAGCACTACAGCAAGGGAAAGCTGCTATGTGGATTATGGGAAGCTGGGCGATTGATAAGTTCGAGGCTGATTTTAAGGACATTAACGTCGGGGTATTTCCTTATCCGACCAATGATGCAAGCAAGCAGACGGTTGTACCACAAGTGAGCGATGCTTTATTAAGCGGTATTGCTTGGTCTAAGCACCAAGATGCAGTGAAGAAGTTTATTGAGTTCTCAGCTTCAGTTGAAAGCGGATCCTTGCAAGCTTCGGAGCAAAAAATCGTGAGTACTGTAAAAGGGGCAGCAGCGGATTTCCATCCGCTGGCGAAAGAGTGGCTACCATTATTTGATATTGCAAAGCCTGAGGCAACACCTATACTCTCAACGGCAGTGGTGATCGAAGCAGGTTCTCAAATACAAAAGCTGCTGCTCGGGGGCAAAGCTGTAGATGTTGTCGCTACTCTTCAAACAGCCCAGGAGAAAGAAAATAAGTCCGCTAAGTAG
- a CDS encoding response regulator: MKNLLVVEDETLIRLGMKVMLDWTEIGVQIVGDAANGKEAMQLIESQRIDIVITDIRMPVMDGIELIRMCKEKYPHIRFIILSSYDDFQYAREAIQLGVADYILKPTMNVEEIKVSIDKILQTFPQDELSNTVQSPMESLAQQELLKGHILENALQEEVLKLREEEKGLFHIPFWQRDIQVGLVASKNQGLSLDILFQIIKDHLDFVKMEAVMLRSGVIVVFLKEAETESCGFHLWREELVWKVKQSLGTEIYWHERPAQLEWSQTRRTINEMSLNVKLERNEGISEIVQKALEFMTARFQEPIGLEQVADVVGVTPSYFSRLFKHNTGQSFIQYLSKLRFEMAKELLMNSSMTAASVGKAIGYPNPRYFTKWFKVMAGFTPNEYRQLNHF, from the coding sequence ATGAAAAATTTACTTGTTGTTGAAGATGAGACGCTAATTAGATTGGGAATGAAGGTCATGCTGGATTGGACGGAGATAGGCGTTCAAATCGTCGGAGATGCCGCGAACGGCAAAGAAGCTATGCAACTCATTGAGAGTCAGAGGATAGACATCGTTATTACCGATATTCGAATGCCTGTAATGGATGGGATAGAGTTAATTCGAATGTGTAAGGAAAAGTATCCTCATATTCGGTTCATTATTTTAAGCAGCTATGATGATTTTCAGTATGCCAGAGAAGCCATACAGCTTGGTGTTGCTGATTATATATTAAAGCCCACTATGAACGTGGAAGAAATCAAAGTATCTATAGATAAAATATTACAAACATTTCCTCAAGATGAGCTGTCGAATACGGTTCAGTCACCAATGGAATCTCTAGCTCAGCAGGAGTTATTAAAGGGGCACATCTTGGAAAATGCGCTTCAGGAGGAAGTTTTAAAGCTACGAGAAGAGGAGAAAGGGTTGTTTCACATTCCCTTTTGGCAGAGGGACATTCAAGTAGGTTTGGTGGCATCCAAAAATCAAGGCTTATCTTTAGATATCCTGTTTCAGATCATAAAAGACCATTTAGATTTCGTTAAAATGGAAGCGGTAATGCTGCGCAGTGGCGTGATCGTAGTATTTCTGAAAGAAGCAGAAACCGAAAGCTGCGGTTTTCATCTTTGGCGAGAGGAGCTCGTCTGGAAAGTAAAGCAGTCGTTAGGCACTGAAATATACTGGCATGAACGACCTGCTCAACTAGAATGGAGCCAAACCCGAAGAACGATTAATGAGATGAGCCTAAACGTAAAGCTAGAGCGTAATGAGGGAATAAGCGAGATTGTACAGAAGGCACTAGAATTTATGACGGCTCGATTTCAGGAACCAATCGGACTGGAACAGGTTGCTGATGTAGTCGGAGTAACACCTTCTTATTTCAGTAGGCTATTTAAGCACAATACAGGGCAATCCTTTATCCAATATTTAAGTAAGCTACGGTTTGAGATGGCGAAGGAGCTTTTAATGAACAGCAGTATGACTGCTGCATCAGTCGGCAAAGCGATAGGATATCCGAATCCTCGTTATTTCACGAAATGGTTTAAGGTCATGGCTGGTTTTACACCAAACGAATATCGTCAATTGAACCATTTCTAG
- a CDS encoding cache domain-containing sensor histidine kinase, with translation MFGLVRGKWKDLRIQSKFFITYLLLAVIPLSGFGVAAYIIAVNTLEQKANNSYRVITSQINYNVDAVLRGIDRMTILPFIDQRIYSAMTKLKLTTDTYTEEDFQTEKEIEKEMRTYFTSLQVLHEGIIAVYMIMDNDQVYGYTQYSNIISHNTLKEQAWFQETILRDGGFVNSGLRLETQFYRSNEKKTISLARHVKQVDTNESLGVFVVDIDPYIFNFSAQQPRDGYVVIADQYGNIIHSSLPIDKESMTELMDAGKVIGPNMRSIQWGARSEKMVGVASTSEYSGWMTLYLTSKKALYQDLSHISNLAIGIIVVILLFSVILAGFVARGVASPIKRLSRLMKKVQNGDFHIFSTMKQKDEIGLLSDSFNSMVIELTQLVERIKSEEESKRKAEIDALRAQINPHFIYNTLSAIKMMAMMQNANDIAKVLEIFIHLMKYCTRSDRKWVVLQDEIEFIKDYVALLERRYMKQFAITYTSDAGAERVWVIPFLIQPIVENAIFHGLDSGNSNHKIEILMRRGDACDLFIEVRDYGTGMSEEKVKSLLNANDEYKKGLSGTGLKNIHERIALEFGKPYGLTIKSVIGEGTIVTIRVPWKPE, from the coding sequence ATGTTTGGGCTGGTTCGGGGCAAATGGAAGGATTTAAGAATACAGTCAAAATTTTTTATTACTTATCTTCTACTCGCTGTTATTCCTCTTAGCGGGTTTGGTGTTGCGGCTTACATTATTGCTGTGAATACGTTGGAGCAAAAAGCCAACAATTCATATCGGGTCATAACTAGTCAAATTAATTATAATGTGGACGCGGTTTTGCGAGGGATTGACCGGATGACTATCCTTCCCTTTATCGATCAGAGGATTTATTCCGCAATGACAAAGCTAAAGCTTACTACGGACACCTACACAGAAGAAGATTTCCAAACAGAAAAAGAAATAGAAAAGGAGATGAGGACCTATTTTACAAGCTTACAGGTCCTTCATGAAGGGATTATAGCCGTATATATGATTATGGACAATGATCAAGTTTATGGCTACACCCAATACTCGAATATTATTTCGCACAATACTCTAAAGGAGCAGGCTTGGTTTCAAGAAACAATCCTTAGAGACGGAGGGTTTGTTAATTCCGGATTGAGACTGGAAACCCAATTTTATAGGTCAAACGAGAAAAAAACGATTTCCCTTGCTCGGCATGTCAAGCAGGTAGATACCAATGAATCTCTAGGTGTATTCGTCGTGGATATCGATCCTTACATTTTTAACTTTTCCGCACAACAGCCACGGGATGGTTATGTGGTTATTGCGGATCAATATGGGAATATAATACATTCGTCTCTCCCCATTGATAAAGAAAGTATGACGGAATTGATGGACGCAGGCAAGGTTATAGGACCTAATATGCGATCCATTCAATGGGGAGCCCGCTCGGAAAAAATGGTGGGGGTAGCTAGTACATCAGAATATTCTGGCTGGATGACGCTATATTTAACGTCCAAGAAAGCTCTCTATCAAGATCTTAGCCATATTAGTAATCTTGCAATTGGGATTATTGTTGTCATTTTGTTATTCTCTGTTATCTTGGCCGGATTTGTAGCACGGGGGGTGGCGTCGCCCATCAAGCGACTTTCTCGCTTGATGAAGAAGGTGCAGAATGGCGACTTCCATATCTTTAGTACTATGAAACAGAAGGATGAAATAGGGCTTTTATCTGATTCCTTTAATTCCATGGTAATTGAGCTTACCCAATTAGTTGAGAGAATTAAATCCGAAGAGGAAAGTAAACGCAAAGCGGAAATCGATGCGCTGCGAGCGCAGATTAATCCTCATTTTATTTATAACACCCTTAGCGCGATTAAAATGATGGCCATGATGCAGAATGCGAATGACATTGCTAAGGTTCTAGAAATTTTTATTCATTTAATGAAATATTGCACGCGAAGCGATCGTAAATGGGTTGTTTTACAAGATGAAATTGAATTCATTAAGGATTACGTTGCTCTACTGGAGAGACGTTACATGAAACAATTCGCCATTACCTATACGAGTGATGCAGGGGCGGAGCGGGTTTGGGTTATACCTTTTTTGATTCAGCCCATCGTTGAGAATGCGATATTCCACGGACTAGATAGCGGAAATAGCAATCACAAGATAGAAATCTTGATGCGACGCGGGGATGCGTGCGATTTATTTATTGAAGTTCGGGATTACGGTACTGGAATGAGCGAGGAGAAGGTCAAGTCTCTATTAAATGCCAATGATGAGTATAAGAAAGGGCTATCTGGGACAGGGCTGAAAAACATACATGAAAGAATTGCTCTAGAATTTGGTAAACCCTATGGTCTTACTATTAAGAGTGTTATAGGAGAAGGTACAATCGTAACCATTCGCGTTCCGTGGAAGCCTGAATAA
- a CDS encoding inositol monophosphatase family protein — protein sequence MDANQPESIIGGKSFTAVAVNCAAKAGEWIKSKMGSITQLDTKYSMHDLVTEVDKGAERMIRNLIVTHFPTHSFLGEEGVEPGPEASAKALQDKSDAEYLWIVDPVDGTTNYVHGFPFFSVSIALAHRGQVIVGVVYDPSKDELFVAERGKGAYVHGRKMQVANESTLSHSLLATGFPADQHVALPANLKSVQALAPKVRNIRVAGSAALHLAYVAAGRLSGFWEYNLSSWDIAAGSLLVQEAGGRMTDITGESYHLGVRNIVASNNLIHNELIEELQAAART from the coding sequence ATGGACGCCAACCAGCCGGAAAGCATTATTGGTGGTAAAAGCTTTACCGCGGTCGCTGTCAATTGTGCGGCCAAAGCAGGGGAATGGATTAAAAGTAAAATGGGTAGCATTACCCAATTGGATACGAAATACTCGATGCACGACCTCGTAACGGAGGTTGATAAGGGCGCGGAACGAATGATTCGCAATTTAATCGTTACGCATTTCCCTACTCACTCCTTCCTAGGAGAAGAAGGGGTTGAGCCTGGGCCGGAGGCATCTGCAAAAGCATTACAGGATAAAAGCGACGCCGAGTACTTATGGATCGTTGATCCCGTGGATGGAACGACTAACTATGTGCATGGCTTTCCTTTCTTCTCCGTATCTATTGCGCTCGCGCATCGGGGACAAGTAATAGTAGGTGTCGTATATGACCCGTCGAAAGACGAGCTATTCGTTGCGGAACGGGGCAAGGGAGCATACGTACATGGTCGTAAAATGCAGGTGGCGAATGAAAGCACACTAAGCCATAGCCTGCTGGCTACGGGCTTCCCAGCGGATCAGCATGTGGCGCTACCAGCGAACCTGAAGAGTGTCCAAGCATTGGCACCCAAGGTTCGCAATATTAGAGTTGCGGGCTCGGCTGCTCTTCATCTTGCCTATGTGGCAGCAGGTCGTCTCAGTGGCTTCTGGGAATACAACCTAAGCTCATGGGATATAGCCGCGGGCTCATTGCTTGTGCAAGAAGCTGGCGGTCGTATGACGGACATAACTGGGGAATCTTATCATCTTGGAGTTCGAAATATCGTTGCAAGTAACAACCTTATTCATAATGAGCTGATTGAGGAGCTTCAGGCAGCCGCACGTACATGA
- the fabI gene encoding enoyl-ACP reductase FabI, with translation MNGLLAGKNIVVMGVANERSIAWAIAQSLASQGARLVFTYENERVQERVRKLADTIEGSLTLQCNVSSDEDIESLAAKLKEEVGVLHGLAHCIAFAKAEELDGLYVDTSRDGFALAHDVSVYSLTAVAQRLHPLMTEGGSIVTLTYLGAERTLRNYNVMGVAKAALEASVRYLASDLGPQDIRVNAISAGPVRTLAAKGIAGFNTILKQVEEKAPLRRNTEASDVGDAALFLMSPWARGITGEVIHVDNGYNTVGI, from the coding sequence ATGAATGGATTGTTAGCTGGAAAGAACATCGTAGTCATGGGCGTCGCGAACGAGCGCAGTATCGCCTGGGCTATCGCGCAATCGCTCGCTTCCCAAGGGGCTCGACTGGTGTTTACATACGAGAATGAAAGAGTACAGGAACGCGTGCGCAAGCTAGCGGATACGATTGAAGGCTCACTAACGCTGCAATGCAATGTTTCCTCTGATGAGGATATTGAGTCTCTTGCTGCAAAATTGAAGGAAGAAGTAGGCGTATTGCACGGTCTTGCACACTGTATCGCTTTTGCGAAAGCAGAAGAGCTAGACGGATTATATGTAGACACTTCCCGTGATGGCTTCGCGCTTGCACATGATGTAAGCGTATATTCCCTTACTGCAGTAGCGCAAAGACTTCATCCGCTGATGACAGAAGGTGGCAGTATCGTTACCCTGACTTATCTTGGTGCAGAACGTACTCTTCGCAATTATAACGTTATGGGCGTCGCCAAGGCAGCGCTTGAAGCTTCCGTTCGATATTTGGCAAGTGACTTGGGTCCTCAAGATATTAGAGTCAACGCCATTTCTGCTGGTCCAGTTCGTACACTGGCTGCCAAAGGAATAGCCGGCTTCAATACTATTCTTAAGCAAGTTGAAGAGAAGGCTCCACTTCGCCGTAATACGGAGGCATCAGATGTTGGAGATGCTGCCTTGTTCTTAATGAGTCCTTGGGCTCGTGGGATTACTGGCGAAGTCATTCATGTTGATAATGGCTATAATACAGTAGGAATTTAA
- the uvsE gene encoding UV DNA damage repair endonuclease UvsE yields MIVRFGYVAMSVELANASPSKTMTMATFSKLLNREAGLRRLERIAEENLHNTLRLLKHNRYMGVQVYRMTSKIIPLATHQELNEWDPYPALAQAFAEVGAFVREHNMRVSFHPDHFTVLSTPRKEVLSNSINDLQYHVRMLEAMGLDARATNNIHVGGSYGDKGVSGKRFITQFRTIDKRITDRITLENDDKTFTAAETLSIAEEVGVPMVLDIHHHAVNPGDEQAVDLWPRILKTWDRFSWNEQQAKLADEGVAPQWLPPKIHVSSPKSESDLRGHADHIDVEPLVKFLYEIASTTPAIDVMIEAKRKDEALLKLMEDFRAIEASGGPIRVIDGGSLEVLS; encoded by the coding sequence ATGATCGTAAGATTCGGATATGTTGCGATGTCTGTTGAGCTAGCGAATGCCTCCCCATCCAAAACAATGACAATGGCGACCTTCTCCAAGCTGTTGAATCGGGAAGCGGGTTTGCGACGTCTTGAGCGGATTGCCGAGGAAAATTTACATAATACATTGCGTTTACTCAAGCATAATCGTTATATGGGTGTTCAAGTTTACCGTATGACCTCGAAAATTATTCCGCTCGCAACACATCAAGAGCTTAATGAATGGGATCCTTACCCCGCTTTGGCGCAAGCATTCGCCGAGGTTGGGGCTTTTGTTCGTGAGCATAATATGCGCGTATCCTTTCATCCCGATCATTTTACCGTATTAAGCACGCCGAGGAAGGAAGTCCTGAGCAATTCCATTAATGACCTGCAGTATCACGTTCGGATGCTAGAGGCGATGGGTTTAGATGCGCGGGCGACCAACAATATACATGTCGGAGGCAGCTATGGTGATAAGGGAGTATCCGGCAAAAGGTTTATCACTCAATTTCGGACGATCGATAAGCGAATAACAGATCGAATTACTTTGGAAAATGACGACAAAACCTTCACTGCAGCGGAAACGCTAAGCATAGCGGAAGAGGTCGGGGTGCCGATGGTACTTGATATTCATCATCATGCCGTCAATCCGGGGGACGAGCAAGCGGTGGATTTGTGGCCTAGAATTTTGAAAACTTGGGACCGTTTTAGCTGGAACGAGCAACAGGCTAAGCTTGCCGATGAAGGAGTAGCACCGCAATGGCTACCTCCCAAAATACATGTTTCCAGTCCCAAAAGTGAATCCGATCTTAGAGGGCATGCCGACCACATTGATGTGGAGCCTTTAGTGAAGTTTTTGTATGAAATAGCTAGCACAACACCTGCGATTGACGTCATGATCGAAGCCAAGCGGAAGGACGAGGCTTTGCTTAAGCTGATGGAGGATTTTCGAGCAATTGAAGCCTCTGGAGGGCCAATTCGTGTGATTGATGGGGGTAGCTTAGAGGTTCTATCATGA